A region of Arabidopsis thaliana chromosome 5, partial sequence DNA encodes the following proteins:
- the Cand6 gene encoding Lung seven transmembrane receptor family protein (Lung seven transmembrane receptor family protein; LOCATED IN: endomembrane system, integral to membrane; EXPRESSED IN: 21 plant structures; EXPRESSED DURING: 13 growth stages; CONTAINS InterPro DOMAIN/s: Transmembrane receptor, eukaryota (InterPro:IPR009637); BEST Arabidopsis thaliana protein match is: Lung seven transmembrane receptor family protein (TAIR:AT5G18520.1); Has 463 Blast hits to 460 proteins in 94 species: Archae - 0; Bacteria - 0; Metazoa - 268; Fungi - 2; Plants - 160; Viruses - 0; Other Eukaryotes - 33 (source: NCBI BLink).), with translation MTILPFLAAVFVLQLLSTLTVAEIKSFTISNDSRPVILLEKFGIIEIGHVTVSVSSVSVLSPILDSSKLGFFVLSEESLPHVLLELQQNFSFCVLDSHYILHFFTFVDLSPPPRSQFSKSYPITSPNDYSLFFANCVPETRVSMKVHTEIYHDLYPNGSRDYLLAGSAQLPGLYLVFFLCYLSFLCFWLCFCWNHKQIVKRIHLLMTALLLVKSLTLICAAVYKHYVKVTGTAHGWNIVFYIFQFISVVLLFMVIVLIGNGWSFLKPKLHVKEKKLLVIVVPLQVLANIASIVIGETGPYTQDWVSWNQIFFLADITCCCAIVFAMVWSMCCLRETSKTDGKAVKNLAKLPVLRKFYVLVIGYLFFTRIVVVVMKMKADFTYQWVSNAAEEIATLSFYCLMFYMFRPIEKNEYCDVDDEEEIVELSLK, from the coding sequence ATGACGATATTACCCTTTCTCGCCGCCGTATTCGTCCTCCAACTCCTCTCAACTCTCACGGTCGCGGAGATCAAGTCTTTCACTATCTCCAACGATTCTCGGCCAGTGATTCTCTTGGAGAAATTCGGTATTATTGAGATTGGTCATGTAACCgtctctgtttcctctgtttcagtATTGTCTCCGATTCTAGACTCgtcgaaattagggttctttgTTCTATCAGAAGAATCTCTTCCTCATGTACTCCTCGAGCTCCAGCAAAACTTTAGCTTCTGCGTTCTTGATTCACACTACATACTTCATTTCTTCACCTTCGTCGatctctctcctcctcctcgcTCCCAGTTCAGTAAATCTTATCCGATAACGTCTCCAAACGATTACTCTCTGTTCTTCGCTAATTGCGTACCAGAAACTAGGGTTTCGATGAAGGTCCACACGGAGATTTATCACGATCTATATCCAAACGGGTCAAGAGATTACTTACTAGCCGGGTCAGCCCAGTTACCGGGTTTGTATCTCGTCTTTTTTCTCTGTTACTTgagtttcctctgtttctggcTCTGTTTCTGCTGGAATCATAAGCAAATTGTTAAAAGGATTCACCTTTTAATGACGGCTCTGCTTCTAGTGAAATCTCTGACTCTGATTTGTGCTGCTGTGTATAAACACTACGTGAAAGTCACAGGCACAGCTCATGGCTGGAACATTGTTTTCTACATTTTCCAATTCATTAGTGTTGTTTTGCTCTTCATGGTGATTGTTCTAATCGGAAACGGTTGGTCTTTCTTGAAACCGAAGCTACATGTTAAGGAGAAGAAATTGTTGGTGATTGTTGTTCCGCTTCAGGTTTTAGCTAACATTGCTTCCATTGTGATTGGAGAGACTGGACCGTACACCCAAGATTGGGTGAGTTGGAACCAGATCTTCTTCCTAGCTGATATAACTTGCTGTTGTGCGATTGTATTCGCTATGGTTTGGTCCATGTGTTGTCTAAGAGAGACATCGAAAACCGATGGGAAAGCGGTAAAGAACTTAGCCAAGTTACCAGTTTTAAGGAAATTTTacgttttggttattggataTTTGTTCTTCACGAGGATCGTTGTGGTTGTTATGAAGATGAAAGCAGATTTTACGTATCAGTGGGTGAGCAATGCAGCTGAGGAAATTGCAACTCTTTCGTTttattgtttgatgttttatatgtt